Within the Erigeron canadensis isolate Cc75 chromosome 6, C_canadensis_v1, whole genome shotgun sequence genome, the region TTAAAATTAGCAATTTGTAGTATTTTGTGTTTAAAGTTTAAGGGTTAATTGTTAGTCTAATCTTAAAATTTCTAAGCCTAAACTTGTATCATATGATAACAtccttttataacttttttaatttttattttaaaataggtttttttaaatatatatatatatgtgtgtgtgtgtgtgtgtgtgcgtgtgtgtgtgtgtgtttgaattttaatatagaatatatacccactttaataaatgaaatataaatataaatatcttaataatttttattagggTGGAATACACaaatgatacctgaagtatacaTAAAATTACGGTTTTGATATCTCACATGCACAACACGTGACTTGAATTAACGGCCAAATTAACGGCCGTGAGTGATAGGTATGGTCAATATAAGTTTTTGACAATTATGGGTATGGCTCGCGTAATTTtaaaattgtaggtatgaccaatgtagttttgaacaaacctcaggtatgatttttgtaatttacccaaAATATAATGATcggaaaaatattaaaatgaaaaagtgTAGATCCTAAATATTTAGTGATGTATTTGGAACATGGATCGGATCACTACTTGTATTtgtccacacttttagttagtatgaaaaaattaaaaattttgtcacgttttaATTTGcgtaaaaatatgtagaactaaaagtgtgtagaaatttatcTACACTAAAAAttgagttttttaaaaaaaagttcacatttaTTAGTGTGGACTTTCACAATTAATCTGTAAtctgtaacacctcatttgtccacaCTAACTAAGAAGTTACTAAGTTAGTATGGACAAATGGGGTGTTATAAAATAATTAGCAAAATTCAcgctaaaaagtgtgaacttttagttatacatactttttagtatatatgaataaatttaattttacacacttttaattatatatatttttacacacataaaagcgtttacaaattttttaatttgttcacacttgaacaaatgcaacattaaATGTAGTGGATGATACATGATAGCgttttgttaaatatttttttgatattgtTGTGATAAAATAAAAGTGATTTAACTATACCATATGCCCCTAAAAAAgctaaaaatgtataaatatttaaacatataaagTGTTCCAACGTGCATTCATacacatttttaatttgttctcACGAGTTTAGATTTCACAAACTTTTGTTTGAATGCTCATCtagattaaaaagttttaaaatgtatttttaccCGTGCTTCAACGAATTAAACGCTAAATTTatagagaaaaaataaaaaaggagtTATAAAAACAAGATAAGTTTAGAAAAAGTATTAGTGTAAGTGTGTAACGTCATTTTAAGATTATTGTTCTTATGTTTAGtagtcatttatttattttttttcatcaagTATAATTCgatgaaatttgttttttttttattattttctaagAAATGACAATTAATTTACTTgatcaaaagaaacaaaaaataagaaaattacgTATATATACGTAGCTACTTATCTGCTAACGTAAGCTCCAAACCCCTTATCTCACCACACCACCGGTCCcctacaaataataaaataatgaaaaaaactcGCCCAAAATTTACTGTTTATTGATGCTCACAGCCTGTCATCCACAACCTCCCAGCTAAATTAGACCCCACCCCCACTTTCTATATTAATCACCTTTTTTACCCTCATCCGACGTGTCATCTTTCCTTATATATACTCACTCCATCTCCACCCACCTCTTCAAAAATCACAACCATTTCATTTTGACTATTTCcaattctctttttttctttctctccgAACTTTCTctcaaaaaaaaacaacaaaacgcacacacacacagaaCAAAAAGAAACATGGGAATTTGTAGTTCATGCGACGCAACATCTGTCGCGACAGCAAAACTAGTATTACACGATGGAAGTTTACAAGAATTTTCGTACCCTGTTAAGGTTTCTAACCTGTTACAAAAACATCCAACCATTTTTATATGTAACGCGGATGAAATGGAGTTCGACGACGTCGTTTCGCCTGTTTCGGAACAAGAAACGCTACAACTTGGCCAGTTGTATTTTGCTTTACCGTTAAATCGGTTAAGAAAACCGCTTCAGCCTGAAGAAATGGCTGCATTGGCTGTCAAAGCCACATCAGCATTGGCTAATAAAACAGATAAATGTGGGTGTAGCAGTAAAAGTagcagtaaaaatgtttatttttctaCCCCTGTAATTTCCGGAGGTTATGgtggtaataataataatgggcaTGTCAAGAATTCGGGTCGGGTTTCGGATGTTGGAAGTGTTGGGTCTAGAAGCAGTGGGAGAAGACGGAATTTTAATGTGATGTTGAGTGCCATACCTGAATAGATTTATCATATATGTATGCggatatatatatggatatatatatatatgatatgatgaatATATAGAGATTAGAAATtaatgatctatatatatagtttgtgaaTATTATTGTTGATGAGATTAGATTTTTGTAGGGAGATGTAACactttttggtttattttttgGGTTCTTTCTAAATTGCAAGTTTTAGTCCTGAAATGAGatggattattattttttgtttgagtTTGAATTAATTTATTGCACGTTCCATGCAGTTGCATTTTTTATATACATGACTTAGGActtaagaatatatatttaaaaattgtaattcaTTGCTTATTTTTTGGACTTGTATATGCTAGCTAGCTAGGCTtatgttttttgaaaattataatcGATCGATATGGGTCCATTATGATTTGCAACAAATAGTATCGTAAAAACTTATGATCAGTTGTTGTGTAAATTTTACTTGATGATTACCATTTATTAGGTTGtaatttgaaaaacttatttttaCAACCTTTGTTTAAGTTATCAGGAAAATTaatacaatatttatttttacaatttatGTATGACTTTCTACATGGTAATATCTATactcatttataaaaataattcaacccttacaaatttataaaaattattcaaCCCTTACAAATAGAAAGTGTCACTCAAATGTTACATAGGAAGGTACTAAATTGCTCTTAAAAAAATACTCACTATggaaatagtttttataaattaccaaatttacccttaataaattaatttactgtaacaccccaaatattttaaggtaaaagaaattaacctctTTTCATACTTTTGACATTAAactaatttcctagtattttatttttggatatggggttaatttagttggaactttaacggatagcgtgTAAAATACCCATCAATTTGAaaagtgggtcgtggcacccataggAAGTGCCAGACACTTATTTGCTTATGAATCATATTTCTCCTATTCTTCTTCCTCCCATGCATTCCTTctcaatttcttttaaaatcaaagaataattcatccaagtaaaagataaaaatcatccctaataatcatcaccatcaattaatcttcattcaagaattcaaaagttagggttgtgggttttgtggtggtggccAAAAATTGAGAAAAAAGAGGAAagaattgtgaattgaaaaccctaatctattgtcttccattattgaggtattgatttcccctaatttagctttcatatttcttttgaaattagggttcatggagtgaaccaattttGGGGATTTTTGGTAGAATATGAATTATAGAtaatttttcccaattccttagttaacctagtagTCATTGAGCAatgtgatgtgtttgattataaaattgataagttcatgtgaaaatcttagttaatgagaaaagatgaattttattagttattgaaatgtggatgaaaatggtaggttgaactacccaatgttgttgttaaagatgaaagtagttcaatgacaaatgggttgggttttgggtttagaaaaggctagtgattgggAATGGTTAagttgaactagtcaagttgtgaatgtaagcttatgcattttatgatatgattataggttgaagttTGCTTGTGCTTATTCGTTTTAGCTTTGTTGTCCtttttgcggaggaggtgagtatatttgcatacctttatgtttatgttggatcaattgaccacatcatattgaagccttttgtccatggtggttttgaccatttcatgttgaagttcgtaaatccatgtgtggtaattgatgtggcataaacccatgtggggcattgtgtttatgaggcctaagaacctccggggcctaagaatcccgatagttgatatgatacgaggcctaagaacctctggggcctaagaatcccgatagatatgattgtttagcttatatggatccatatatgtgttgttagtgtacaaggtgaatatgtaaatgtgacatgacgataccataggttacatgtaaaagtccttgtactttgccctccttcgtattcgtaaatgtatgcaagtatatattcactaagcctttgcttatattttagttgtttacccttttataggtagttccggaagaaggaactagtgttgaTTTAGAGATTGAAGTGTTTGAAGTGAAGTATTTTGCAAGACTTAAGGTAAATAGGTCATTTGCGGAtgaatgacgatcttttggtagATGCTTAGAAGTCCCATACcttatggctcttggtacattttgcgTTGATGGTCATACTCTTGTTAAACTTGTGTTTATGATCAAGTGTAAAGTTTTCAATCCGTTGTGAAGTTGCATATTTGGTCGAAacggtgtcaaaatgggtaaatgacctgTTTGATGGTATCCATGATTTGTGAACATGTTGATGTTGTAAATTggtttaaaatgtgtctatatGTGTCTTGGAAATCTTTGGAATGTGTTTTTATGAAGTTCTTTGTGAAATGTAAAGATTGCAAGTTGATTCATGTGTCAAAATGATTTTTAGTTGCTGATCAGgtatcccactgcggcgcagtgggggtggttttgcccactgtggcgcagtgggttTCCACAGAAATAAATCTggtcctcccactgcggcgcagtgagggaTATGttaaacccactgcggcgcagtggggcatgtTCAATCTTAGGCCGAggatttccactgcggcgcagtgtggttgtaaaaaaaaaaatcaaattgtaTTTTCGGTTAATCGAGTCTGGTCCTTTCATTTACAccctaaacctttattttaataattaacactttaagtcatttacatcaacctacaccacttgacacctcCACCACTACTGGCCAATAataccgtcaccgacaccactagaccgctgTCTCATTACGCGGCTACCATGCTTATATGACAAATTGTAAAGGTGTAagatatgacaaaaaaaaatagatatggttggaaaaagtaaatattaacaagtagggaaaaaaaaagaagttatattCTAATAGTCTATCCGatggaaaaatataaaagtagGCATGGTTTCTTTCACCCATGACTTAATGCAATGACTCGAGTTACATTGGTATAACAAGACCGAGACCAAGACCAAAAATATGTAAATGTCATTTTCATTTCTATATTCTACTTCAATAGTTCAATGACCGAGTTAATCTAATTTAGGGGTCAGAAAAGCAATGATGTTCTTATTTTCTTCGCAATAAAGAAAATGCTAGGAATCTACGTTGGcaacttttttaatttgtatgtcCAAACAAAAAAAGACAAGCGCTATCAAAAGGGTGAGGGAGGTGAGGAAGGAAGGGCTTTGGTTGGGTGCAGGAAGGGGAAAGGAAAGGGAAGTTGTTGGATGCAATGGGCCGGGATGCCGGAAAAGACCAGTAGTTaggaatagaaagggagatgaaagcgaaagaaaagtttttgaggCATCATGCCTAGATGGTACGTTGGCGGGGACAATAAATTAATAGTACTACTAAGTGAAAAAATTTTGGACGAAGAGCGCATATACAGGTACTACTAAGTGAAAAAACGGTGGTGGCACGGGCTTCCGCTGGCTCCAAAAGAGATCCGCCCTTGACAATAATGGTTGCGGTTCAAGGTGTTGAGTAGGGCGAGATGAGAAAGTTATGTatactatattttttaattaaaacttaagattttaaatgaatctGGTATCAATTACAGACAAGTTATGGGACAGTCGATTT harbors:
- the LOC122605546 gene encoding uncharacterized protein LOC122605546, which encodes MGICSSCDATSVATAKLVLHDGSLQEFSYPVKVSNLLQKHPTIFICNADEMEFDDVVSPVSEQETLQLGQLYFALPLNRLRKPLQPEEMAALAVKATSALANKTDKCGCSSKSSSKNVYFSTPVISGGYGGNNNNGHVKNSGRVSDVGSVGSRSSGRRRNFNVMLSAIPE